The Candidatus Stygibacter australis genome segment CATGGATTGCACTACTTAAATTCCAGTTAGTATCTTTCCTCTGATCATCATCCTCATTGATCACACCAGCGCCAATTAGAGTATAAAGTCCGGTATTTTCCTCTTCTTCCACGATTAGGGAAAGTCTTTGACTGTATCCTTCCAAAACCTCTATAGTTGTGAAATCACGATAAGTATTAAATGATTCATTGTTGAGAGTTACCTTATACGTGCCAGGTTTCAGTACCCATACTGTTGATTTTTCACCAAGATTGACGTCAGCAGGATAATCGATTCCATAATCAAATCCGTCTGCATTATCATAAATTGTGTAACTGACTTTGGCATAGTTTCTCTGCTCATCCATCACATCAACGATCAGGCAACCCCAGTCAGGTTCCACGTTATAACGCCAGCGAGGTTTAACATCTATCCGTTGAGACATACTGCGAGATCCTTGCTGAGAGCCATATTCCACGGTATATGTACCTTCTGGAAGAGGTACTTCCCCACCCATGCGAGCCATTTTCAGGTTATTACCCATTTTATCTTTTACATAATAATAAGGTTCATTATCTTCTCCACTAAGATTTGGGAAATAAACTAAACCAATACCACCTTCATCGACCACTGTACTATCACCCAACACCTGGGCTGAATAATCTATCTGGTCATATCTGGAAGCAAGGCTTTCTTCAATTTGAGATTCTTCCTGAAAGTCAGTAAATTCATTAAGGATTTTAACAATGAAATTATTAGATTCCTCCAGGATCATATCATTTACTTTCTGAACAAAAGCCTCCACATCATCCTTTTCAATTCTTGCAGTGCGGTCAATACTGTAATTTAGATCCACATCGGGGCAATCTTTAGCTCCTTCCAGCATATTGATCATTGAGAATTCAATATTAAGATGTGCTTCAGAAAGAAATGCGGTTTCATATATCTCCAGATTATTTATGGTGATAATCACTTGATAATTTGGATTTTCTATTAACATATCACGATTGACACTTTCAAAAATACCGTATTTTTCCAGACGTGTGCTGAACAGGTCAGGAATAGCGTCTTGAAGCCTGATTCCCCAAAGTCTATAATTCATATATCTAATCTGGGGGCCATAATGTCTTTTCACAATCTGTTTTCTGGTATAGGTTTGCGAAATCCGGGCATCCTGTACCATCACAGAATAGGGAAGAGGTGTATCCTGGAAAAGGTCTGTCCTTTCATTATTATCGTTGTAA includes the following:
- a CDS encoding ABC-type transport auxiliary lipoprotein family protein, producing the protein MKNSRIIFLVIMITILLVGCSVSEMIEKRYYIFDYNDNNERTDLFQDTPLPYSVMVQDARISQTYTRKQIVKRHYGPQIRYMNYRLWGIRLQDAIPDLFSTRLEKYGIFESVNRDMLIENPNYQVIITINNLEIYETAFLSEAHLNIEFSMINMLEGAKDCPDVDLNYSIDRTARIEKDDVEAFVQKVNDMILEESNNFIVKILNEFTDFQEESQIEESLASRYDQIDYSAQVLGDSTVVDEGGIGLVYFPNLSGEDNEPYYYVKDKMGNNLKMARMGGEVPLPEGTYTVEYGSQQGSRSMSQRIDVKPRWRYNVEPDWGCLIVDVMDEQRNYAKVSYTIYDNADGFDYGIDYPADVNLGEKSTVWVLKPGTYKVTLNNESFNTYRDFTTIEVLEGYSQRLSLIVEEEENTGLYTLIGAGVINEDDDQRKDTNWNLSSAIHVNINLNTDNSENKNDTQLTINMNAQLDNSAYYEKGRLKYSLKNLIEIGTNKDEDYDQFRVDLDDFDAKNTVIYNVFSAFGLYGRFDLNTHFFPVQVYDVNYIKNNTDGTFVDSLSNVSSVETSPSFFPMTLKEGFGLNFQFLNTARSDMNLRVGLGARQDLRNDVYSYSTDWIDPDTDITYKVYSEEESSYYEGIEASMVGDLQILGNINYSLTADFLFPFAADKNYTMDIENILNVKLFKYISLDYRLKFYTRESDALEDYISTQQSLFLRFTYLLR